The genome window ttcaaacattacatctctggtCAATAGATGCAAGTCAAGTTTCTTATTTTTCCCATATTTTGATTTCACAACAAGGTCAAGTCCTTTTCCCTTACAGATTGGGTAGAGTTCACTCAATGCTTCTTCTACAGTGGGCATCATGAAGGATTGATCCattgttatatctgtctgagttGGGAAGGTTTCCGTCTGGACATGTTGAGGACGGACGATGCCCATATAAGGCTCATACTTTGTGCAGGTATCATTACGTCCATTTTCAGGGCCAAGGATTGCCGTCTCATCAGCACACCGTGTCACATCTGTCTCAGTGGAGAAGCTCTCAGTCGTCACATGCAGAGGAGAGATCAGGCCCACAACAGGCTCCTCCTTTATGCAAATGTCAAAAGGTGTAGGATTTGACAAGCTGTTTTGCAAATAGAACTGTGCCCATTTAAGGGAGTGTTCCAAAACTGTAACTGTCTTTGGATCAGGAAGGTCAAAGACCTCTGTTAACCACTCAGGTGTTCTCTTAGAACGCATCTTCAGCATTTCTTTTAATTTCTTTTCTACCCTGTTTGAAAAGTCAtattgttgttcattttgtacACCAAGAACAAAGTTGTAATCTAGAATATCAAAGATAACATGAGGGCGAGATCTATTAATGTTTCTAGCATATTCTGACACCTCAAGCATTACACCAACTGTCAGTAAATGCAAATTCAGTTTCTGTTTCGCTCCAGATCCAACATGGAAATCTACACCGATCTCCTTGCACTTGACGTATGGATCTTTCCAATATCTCCCAAACTTTCTTAGGTTGGGTCTTGAGTAACTGCCACGACACTGACGTATCCATTTATCCTCTAACGTTTTCTGGCATTGTAGTCTTGGACTTAAATTGGCATTGTAGTCTTCCTCTTCATCAGAGGGAAAGTTCAATGGCTCACAATATTCTGGAAGAATAGGCCTAGTAGATACAGCTAAATGACAGTCGTTTTCTGTAGCAGGCGAGGTTAGCACAGAATGAATGGCAGTACTAGGGCTTGGGATATTAACATTGTCAGAGGGCAATTTATTATTGGTCTGTGTTTGGCTAGAAACCTGTGAAGTTGGGTTGATTTGAGCTTCAAAATAACCACTGAAAGTGGATGCATGTCCTGTCAGAATATCACTGGACGGTGCTAAATGCCATGACTGCTCTTTGATTGAATTCCCTTCAGATGTGCCGATGGGATCTTGATCTTTACAGAAATAAAGCACTTTGACAGCCCTGTTCTCCCCATCACTTGCTCCGGTCATTTCAGGAAAAAGACGTAAAATCTGCCCGTGGCTTGTTGTTTGGGGACTGATGGGAGGTACATGTGAATGCTCTTTCAGTAAACCCACATGGTAACctgtttctgtgttttctgacAATGTTGAATTTGGGTAATCTATCCAGGCATTAATTGAATCAGACCAAATTACTGTATGGGATATCTCCCTCTCATCTTCCTCTAGTTTAACGTCAACATCCATTTTGCACCAATGTCTCTACAAAGACAAAGTAATCAAAAACACCCCGATGACATTACTCTCCACATGAACTAGACAGATAATGTAATTTCCACTATATAAATTACCTAGCCAAATGCCTACATCGTATTTGGAGATGTAGCTATATAACCATGAGAAACACTCTTCGCGCCACTTCGATACAGTTACGACCGGAAGTTACTTTTTCGTAGCAGATTAGTACAAAGTATTACGCAAAGGGTTATGAGAAtcaatgtagcaggttaggacaaTTTGGTTAAGGTTATGAAAAATAATTAGGGATGGCAAAACTGCCCTCCTAACCTGCTATTAAAATAATTTCGGGTCGTAGCTCTTACCGAAATGGCGAGTAAAAGAACTAGGTTAGTTGTCCGTAACCTGCTAACTAACGCTTTACCTTTACAGGTGATGGGTAACTGCAAATCCCTTGGCCTTCATTCTATTTAGATAAATGTTGAAAAATATTTCCAAAAACGTCGTATACTACCTAGTACACTGAAAACGTAGCAGTACGCACCGGAGTGGAATATTTTACGGAAGCGTTTTGAAGTCGACGTCTGAGGGTTGTGGCTCCAGGAAGTACAGGCGGAAGTGATGTCATATTCCTTATTCTTTCGCCATGCGATTTGCTCTTGGCTAGAAAGGAGTACAGCTATGGACAgaagttgatatatatatatttcttttatCAAACAAATCGAAGTACTTGTTTCTCTCCAAATGGGTATAGAATACAACCTTTTAGTTTCAAGTAAGGGCTTTTTACACTATTAGAATGCACGTTCACGTCattgtgtgtgctggtacaggCTGCTGCACCTACAATTGAGTGAATTATAATATGAACAAACAGCGCtgacattgacattttagtcattttgcagacactcttatccagagcgatttacaggaacaattagggttaagtgccttgctcaaatgTACCTTGGCAGATGTGTTACCGGGTAATCTCTGGTAGTGAAGTGAGCTGTATCATAGTCCTGTCACTGCTTCACTCCCTGGCTAcatcaatatatataaaaaatatttaaataaaaagAGTTCAACAATTTTGTTGACTTTCTGCTCACTTTATTGCATTAGTGAGCCCTCAAATGATACTTAAGCTTAATTTGCTACATAGGTTATCTGCCTTTTTTGCAATTATTTTCCATTGGACAAAAGATGTAACCCACAAATATTTTGGCTTAGGTTTTTTCAAAAGTACCAATGTTTTTAAATTACTTGATTTGATTTCAACTAATTTATGTTAGTTTATTTGTTATGCATGCTTTAACATTAGGTTTCCATGCTGGTAGTAGTGTCTGGGGTTTTGATTTAAAATGTATGTTTGTGCCAtgttgtatccccccccccctcctgatcCTGCTCGGGgattcggttactgacccaacgctcttaacctctAAGCTACCTGCATTACCAAGTGGTTCACATTTTTCCAAATAGGGTCCCCTGCATTTTCTAGTGTCAATTTGGGGTCATCTGCAGAAAAAGTTTAGGGACCCCTGACATAGCAGGAAGGCCGGTTACCGACCAGACACGCAGGGCATTAGCCTGGTGGCCACTACTTTTTATGTCAAGTGTATTTCACCATGTCTCAGACTTTACAGaacaaatgatttaaaaaaattattgaattataataatgaataaataaaaacaaagacACAACAAAGGTCATGGAATAGAGTTCAAAGATGACCAGTCTGGCAGGAAATCAAATAGCATGCAacacgtgtagaccttacagtgaaatgctgaatacaacaggtgtagtagaccttacagtgaaatgctgaatacaacaggtgtagtagaccttacagtgaaatgctgaatacaacaggtgtagtagaccttacagtgaaatgctgaatacaacacgtgtagaccttacagtgaaatgctgaatacaacatgcgtagaccttacagtgacatgctgaatacaacacgtgtagaccttacagtgaaatgctgaatacaacacgtgtagaccttacagtgaaatgctgaatacaacacgtgtagaccttacagtgaaatgctgaatacaacacgtgtagaccttacagtgaaatgctgaatacaacacgtgtagaccttacagtgaaatgctgaatacaacacgtgtagaccttacagtgaaatgccgaatacttacttacaagcccctaaccaacaatgctttaagaagttaagaaaaataagtgttaagtaaaaaataaaaaagtaatagcagcagtaaaataacaatagcgagactatatacagggggtaaatacagggggtactggtacagagtcaatgtggaggctatatacaggggttaaatacagggggtactggtacagagtcaatgtggaggctatatacaggggttaaatacagggggtactggtacagagtcaatgtggaggctatatacagggggtaccggtacagagtcaatgtggaggctatatacaggggttaccagtacagagtcaatgtggaggctatatacaggggttaccagtacagagtcgatgtggaggctatatacaggggttaccagtacagagtcgatgtggaggctatatacaggggttaccagtacagagtcaatgtggaggctatatacaggggttaccagtacagagtcaatgtggaggctatatacagggtattacggtacagagtcaatgtggaggttaaatacagggggtaccggtacagagtcaatgtggaggctatatacagggggtactggtatagagtcaatgtggaggctatatacagggtgtaccggtactgagtcaatgtagaggctagatacaggggttaccggtaccggctcaggacctcagacttgggagAAGGTTcgccatccaacaggacaacaaccctaatcacacagacaagacaacacaagagtagcttcgagacaagtctctgaaagtccttgagtggcccagccagagcctggacccAATCGAACatcgctggagagacctgaaaatacagTGGAGCaaagaagtatttagtcagccaccaaaggTGTTATTTtacaccatcatttgcaaatgaattcataaaaaatcctacaatgtgattttctggattttttttcttctaattttgtctgtcatagatgaagtgtacctatgatgaaaattacaggcctctctcatctttttaagtgggagaacttgcacaattggtggctgactaaatacttttttgccccactgtatatataatagatatatctAAGGTTAGCTTGACATGGTGTAATTGactcaacacaaacacacaacacttcAGATGTCTTCTTGAGTCATGGGGGcatttccgaatgcattgtacttCTGCCAGGTAAttctactttgcagttaacatttaattcaGAACGTGTTGGTGAAAGTATTTCTGTCAACCCACAAGACGGTTATCACATCAACTGGCCACACACAGAGTGATAGACAggggcaatattgctggaaattaattAGCAAATATTGTGTTAAGTTTGgctttttaagccaatagtggctaaccaggggtgggataatgtTGATTAGATAATAGCTGGGAGCTCGCAGAGTCTTAAACTTGTTATTGACAGTTTGCATTGGAACAAGTGAAAATCTAATGTACTTTCAGAACTGTTTGGCTACTGATAGGTGGGCAGCGAGCTACTGGGATCTATCTGTTGGAGAGCCCTGGCTAGATGGGGAATATTTATATCCCCTTCGTGGTTCATCACGTAAGCAAAAGGGAATATGTTCCATCAtctatgtttgttttgtcttcagATCAATGTAGCATACAGTCACTAGAGGGCTTTGAAATACATTTCTTTTTTAAACTGTGAAACTATTGTGATAAAGGCAGCCCAATATATGAAGGTAGAGTTAAGTCATAGCCTTTGCTTTACCTATATGAAGGTCTGTGTGTATTAAGCAGGTAGACCTACTTCAGGACAGAAAGAAAATACTTTAAAACACAATGTCCTCCCTACAGCTGAGACAGAAGCCAACCAGCACAAATAGTCAGAGTGATGCTGAGTAGCTGGAGCTGGTTTCCAATCTGGTCATTGATTTGTCATTGTAATGTGTGTATCAGTCAGTTTCTGTCATTTCTTCAGTTGGGCTACATCCTGTCCAGAGTTAAAGGATCCATGCAGcctgtgtggaaatatatatataaaacacacgaAAACCACGTTTTTGACCGCACAGGGCCTTTAAAGTGGCACTCAGCAGATGAAACAATAGCAAATAGTTTTCCCCGCCCATTTCTGTAAAAAGCTGAAGGAGaaacactctcaaattcatagacagaggtaTGGATGCAAcgactgaccatccattatatcaaaATCGTAGtttgaaccatgttttgaggctatacagcaAGGATTTGTTTTTAATTTCTGCTCAGAACCAGTCTCAACTACAAAGCATTTTTGACAGAGAGATCAGACTCTTCCGCATGCTCCTGATTTAAAGTCACAAGGGGGTATTAAGATCATTCCCATGGGAGCTAACAGGCATAGGATCATCTGCAGTTGTTTGTTGAGTGAACTGAGACTTTGCCAAGGTCCCTGGCCCACCATACGAGAGCAGACTGAACATTTAACAGACCTCCCTCAAGTAGCTGGATACACTGCAGAGAGAACTGGGAGAGAACTGGCAGAGAACTGGCAGAGAACTGGGAGGGAACTGGCAGAGAACTGGCAGAGAACTGGCAGAGAACTGGCAGAGAACTGGCAGAGCGGTGTTGGCAGAGCTCAGTCCAACCGGATGAAGCTCCCGCCCCCAAAAAGTGGAGCAGCTGCAGGGTACCGAAGTGGCTGCCAATGTGCCATTCTGGGGTTTTGGTGTGGCTCCTGTTGCAGTGTTGGGGCTGCCAATGCGCCATTCTGGGGCACAGGAGGTCTTGGTGTGGCTCCTGTTGCAGGGTTGGGGCTGCCAATGTgccattcttgggcacaggaggTCTTGGTGTGGCTCTTGTTGCAGGGTTGGGGCTGCCAATGTGCCATTCTGGGGCACAGGAGGTCTTGGTGTGGCTCCTGTTGCAGGGTTGGGGCTGCCAATGTGCCATTCTGGGGCACAGGAGGTCTTGGTGTGGCTCCTGTTGCAGTGTTGGGGCTGCCAATGCGCCATTCTGGGGCACAGGAGGTCTTGGTGTGGCTCCTGTTGCAGGGTTGGGGCTGCCAATGTgccattcttgggcacaggaggTCTTGGTGTGGCTCTTGTTGCAGGGTTGGGGCTGCCAATGTGCCATTCTGGGGCACAGGAGGTCTTGGTGTGGCTCCTGTTGCAGGGTTGGGGCTGCCAATGCGCCATTCTGGGGCACAGGAGGTCTTGGTGTGGCTCCTGTTGCAGGGTTGGGGCTGCCAATGCGCCATTCTGGGGCACAGGAGGTCTTGGTGTGGCTCCTGTTGCAGGGTTGGGGCTGCCAATGCGCCATTCTGGGGCACAGGAGGTCTTGGTGTGGCTCCTGTTGCAGGGTTGGGGCTGCCAATGCGCCATTCTGGGGCACAGGAGGTCTTGGTGTGGCTCTTGTTGCAGGGTTGGGGCTGCCAATGTGCCATTCTGGGGCACAGGAGGTCTTGGTGTGACTCCTGTTGCAGGGTTGGGGCTGCCAATGTGCCATTCTGGGGCACAGGAGGTCTTGGTGTGGCTCCTGTTGCAGGGTTGGGGCTGCCAATGCGCCATTCTGGGGCACAGGAGGTCTTGGTGTGGCTCCTGTTGCAGGGTTGGGGCTGCCAATGCGCCATTCTGGGGCACAGGAGGTCTTGGTGTGGCTCCTGTTGCAGGGTTGGGGCTGCCAATGCGCCATTCTGGGGCACAGGAGGTCTTGGTGTGGCTCCTGTTGCAGGGTTGGGGCTGCCAATGCGCCATTCTGGGGCACAGGAGGTCTTGGTGTGACTCCTTTTGCAGGGTTGGGGCTGCCAATGTGCCATTCTGGGGCACAGGAGGTCTTGGTGTGGCTCCTGTTGCAGGGTTGGGG of Oncorhynchus kisutch isolate 150728-3 unplaced genomic scaffold, Okis_V2 scaffold736, whole genome shotgun sequence contains these proteins:
- the LOC116361732 gene encoding uncharacterized protein LOC116361732, whose translation is MDVDVKLEEDEREISHTVIWSDSINAWIDYPNSTLSENTETGYHVGLLKEHSHVPPISPQTTSHGQILRLFPEMTGASDGENRAVKVLYFCKDQDPIGTSEGNSIKEQSWHLAPSSDILTGHASTFSGYFEAQINPTSQVSSQTQTNNKLPSDNVNIPSPSTAIHSVLTSPATENDCHLAVSTRPILPEYCEPLNFPSDEEEDYNANLSPRLQCQKTLEDKWIRQCRGSYSRPNLRKFGRYWKDPYVKCKEIGVDFHVGSGAKQKLNLHLLTVGVMLEVSEYARNINRSRPHVIFDILDYNFVLGVQNEQQYDFSNRVEKKLKEMLKMRSKRTPEWLTEVFDLPDPKTVTVLEHSLKWAQFYLQNSLSNPTPFDICIKEEPVVGLISPLHVTTESFSTETDVTRCADETAILGPENGRNDTCTKYEPYMGIVRPQHVQTETFPTQTDITMDQSFMMPTVEEALSELYPICKGKGLDLVVKSKYGKNKKLDLHLLTRDVMFELADFASLVCGNWKQVVCEFLEHNFDLDLKSGKTELAEDIMGRLKAVLQRKTGTNGTWRLGLENEDFLKKSRKLKNPAEMSTNQKVTTASLEPKYQMKKVSKRRLNLMSKKKDMDMLVTKETEGGHFSEVVQIEPRLVKIERISDETDLALCTDERKQIVVTNLDQSNVTSHTKNMVKAKACYPLCEEIGLDLDVTSKPSKKKLELNLLTNGVIFEVHKYARIKSNPKKKKVCAFSLIF